Proteins from one Bradyrhizobium amphicarpaeae genomic window:
- a CDS encoding class I fructose-bisphosphate aldolase, protein MNLTELNKVATAMVASGKGILAADESSGTIKKRFDAIGVDSTEDNRRDYREMLFRSREAMSRYISGVILYDETIWQNAADGTPLVKLIEQSGAIPGIKVDEGTQALPMCPGELVTVGLDKLAERLKKYYERGARFAKWRGVIDIGSGIPSMTAISVNAHALARYAALCQAAQIVPIVEPEVLMDGDHDIDRCYEVTQRVLNKTFQELRVQRVALEGMVLKPNMAISGKKCPKQASVEEVAEKTIRLLKACVPAAVPGIAFLSGGQSDEEATAHLNAMHKLGPLPWGLTFSYGRALQAAPQKAWAGKAENVAAGQTAFSHRARMNGLASKGEWQSSLEQKAA, encoded by the coding sequence ATGAATCTGACTGAGCTCAATAAAGTCGCGACCGCCATGGTCGCATCGGGCAAGGGTATCCTTGCCGCCGACGAATCCTCCGGCACCATCAAGAAGCGGTTCGACGCGATCGGCGTGGACTCGACCGAAGACAACCGCCGCGACTATCGCGAGATGTTGTTCCGCTCCAGGGAGGCCATGAGCCGGTATATCTCCGGCGTGATCCTCTATGACGAGACGATCTGGCAGAATGCCGCGGACGGCACGCCGCTGGTCAAGCTGATCGAACAGAGCGGCGCCATTCCCGGCATCAAGGTGGACGAGGGCACGCAAGCCCTGCCGATGTGTCCGGGAGAGCTCGTCACCGTCGGACTGGACAAGCTCGCCGAGCGGCTGAAGAAGTACTACGAGCGCGGCGCACGCTTCGCCAAATGGCGAGGGGTGATCGACATCGGCAGTGGGATTCCCTCGATGACTGCGATCAGCGTCAATGCCCATGCGCTGGCCCGCTACGCCGCGCTGTGCCAGGCCGCGCAGATCGTGCCGATCGTGGAGCCCGAAGTGCTGATGGACGGCGACCACGACATCGACCGCTGCTATGAGGTCACCCAACGCGTGCTCAACAAGACGTTCCAGGAATTGCGCGTGCAGCGCGTCGCGCTCGAAGGCATGGTGCTGAAGCCCAACATGGCGATCTCAGGCAAGAAATGCCCGAAGCAGGCCTCGGTCGAGGAAGTCGCGGAGAAGACCATCCGGCTGCTGAAGGCTTGCGTGCCGGCGGCGGTGCCCGGCATCGCCTTCCTCTCCGGCGGCCAGTCGGATGAGGAGGCGACCGCGCATCTCAACGCCATGCACAAGCTCGGCCCGTTGCCCTGGGGCCTGACCTTCTCGTACGGCCGCGCGCTGCAGGCCGCGCCGCAGAAGGCCTGGGCCGGCAAGGCGGAGAATGTCGCAGCCGGCCAAACCGCCTTCAGCCATCGCGCGCGAATGAACGGCCTCGCCTCCAAAGGCGAATGGCAAAGCAGCCTGGAACAGAAAGCAGCCTAG
- a CDS encoding thiamine phosphate synthase, with product MSNKPPPPRPAPRLYLATPVVDDPAALLAELPGLLGAADVAAVLLRLKETDQRTMISRIKALAPPVQKAGAALLVEGHAELVARGGADGAHLPGIAALKEALPSLKPDRIAGVGGLTTRHHSMDAGELGADYLLFGEPDAKGQRPQAQAIAERIDWWAELFEPPCVGFAMSLQEAHDFALSGADFVLVGDFVWSDPRGPKAALIEADAAIKQAHATATADRDPAGQENG from the coding sequence TTGTCGAACAAACCGCCTCCGCCGCGCCCCGCGCCGCGCCTCTATCTCGCGACGCCCGTCGTCGATGATCCCGCTGCGCTTCTGGCCGAGCTGCCGGGCCTGCTTGGCGCCGCCGATGTCGCGGCCGTGCTGTTGCGGCTGAAGGAGACCGACCAGCGCACCATGATCTCGCGCATCAAGGCGCTCGCGCCGCCGGTGCAGAAGGCGGGCGCCGCGCTGCTGGTCGAGGGCCATGCCGAGCTGGTGGCGCGCGGCGGCGCCGATGGTGCGCACCTGCCCGGCATCGCCGCGCTGAAAGAGGCGCTGCCATCGCTCAAGCCCGATCGCATCGCCGGCGTCGGCGGGCTGACGACGCGGCACCATTCCATGGATGCGGGCGAGCTGGGCGCGGATTATTTGCTGTTCGGCGAGCCGGATGCGAAGGGCCAGCGTCCCCAGGCGCAGGCGATCGCGGAACGGATCGACTGGTGGGCCGAGCTGTTCGAGCCGCCCTGCGTCGGCTTTGCCATGTCGCTGCAGGAAGCCCACGACTTCGCGCTCAGCGGCGCCGATTTCGTGCTGGTCGGCGACTTCGTCTGGTCCGATCCGCGCGGGCCCAAGGCCGCGCTGATCGAAGCGGACGCCGCGATCAAGCAGGCCCATGCGACGGCGACGGCCGACCGGGATCCTGCAGGACAGGAGAACGGCTAG
- a CDS encoding tetratricopeptide repeat protein: protein MKLPCITMLATLLLTRPATAQLQIAPPATIPSVAPEKQKPKPHALTKKKEAAPAPKPSPSPSASPKPSPSPKPAATVIPAPPTDNSNADLVFGAYQRGQYKTAFDLATARAQAGDPKAMTMLGELYSNAMGIRRDYAKAAEWYKRAADAGDREAMFALAMLRISGRGGSLDKSEAVKLMASAAKLGEPKAAYNLALLYLDGQTLPQDVRRSAELLRQAADAGLPEAQYALATFYKEGTGVPKDPERAVRLLQAASLADNVDAEVEYAIAMFNGTGTPKNQPAAVALLRKASRQGSAIAQNRLAWVLINGVGAPVDKVEGFKWHLVAKTSGKGDPELDKQLSDLPAEDRAKAEAAAKKWLGAK, encoded by the coding sequence ATGAAGCTTCCCTGCATCACCATGCTGGCCACGCTGCTGCTCACGAGGCCCGCAACCGCGCAGCTTCAGATCGCGCCGCCGGCGACGATCCCGAGCGTTGCGCCCGAGAAGCAGAAGCCCAAGCCGCACGCGCTCACCAAGAAGAAAGAGGCCGCGCCGGCGCCGAAGCCTTCACCTTCGCCCTCGGCCTCGCCAAAACCGTCCCCATCGCCCAAGCCGGCCGCCACCGTGATCCCGGCGCCGCCAACCGACAATTCCAACGCCGATCTGGTGTTCGGCGCCTATCAGCGCGGCCAGTACAAGACGGCGTTCGACCTCGCCACCGCCCGCGCACAAGCGGGCGACCCCAAGGCGATGACCATGCTCGGCGAGCTCTATTCCAATGCCATGGGCATCCGGCGCGACTACGCCAAGGCCGCCGAATGGTATAAGCGCGCGGCCGACGCCGGCGACCGCGAGGCGATGTTCGCGCTCGCCATGCTGCGCATTTCGGGCCGCGGCGGCTCGCTCGACAAGAGCGAGGCGGTCAAGCTGATGGCGTCCGCCGCCAAGCTCGGCGAGCCCAAGGCGGCCTATAACCTCGCGCTGCTCTATCTGGACGGCCAGACCCTGCCGCAGGACGTCAGGCGCTCCGCCGAGCTGCTGCGCCAGGCCGCCGATGCCGGCCTGCCCGAGGCGCAATACGCGCTCGCAACCTTCTACAAGGAAGGCACCGGCGTGCCGAAGGACCCGGAACGCGCGGTGCGGCTGCTGCAGGCCGCCTCGCTCGCCGACAATGTCGATGCCGAGGTCGAATATGCCATCGCCATGTTCAACGGCACCGGCACCCCGAAGAACCAGCCGGCGGCCGTCGCCCTGCTGCGCAAGGCCTCGCGCCAGGGCAGCGCGATCGCGCAGAACCGGCTGGCCTGGGTGCTGATCAACGGCGTCGGCGCCCCCGTGGACAAGGTCGAGGGCTTCAAATGGCATCTGGTGGCCAAAACCTCCGGCAAGGGTGACCCCGAGCTCGACAAGCAGCTGTCCGACCTTCCGGCCGAGGACCGGGCCAAGGCCGAGGCCGCCGCCAAAAAGTGGCTCGGGGCCAAATGA
- a CDS encoding inositol monophosphatase family protein: MLYSATINVMVKAARRAGRSLKRDLGEIEHLQVSLKGPANFVSLADKRAEEIVYQDLTKARPGYGFIGEEGGTREGSDKSHTWIVDPLDGTTNFLHGIPQFAISIGLVREGTIIAGVIYNPANDELYIAERGKGAFLNDQRLRVAGRRQLNECVVACGLPHIGRGDHEEFRREMTAIQDRVAGLRRFGAASLDLAFVAAGRLDGYWERNLQSWDIAAGMLMVREAGGTVSDIATPGDALVTGNVVCGNEYVHGELVKILRK; this comes from the coding sequence ATGCTGTATTCCGCCACTATCAATGTCATGGTCAAGGCCGCGCGCCGTGCCGGCCGCAGCCTCAAGCGCGATCTCGGCGAGATCGAGCATCTCCAGGTCTCGCTGAAGGGGCCGGCCAATTTCGTCTCGCTCGCCGACAAGCGCGCCGAGGAGATCGTCTACCAGGACCTCACCAAGGCGCGGCCCGGCTACGGCTTCATCGGCGAAGAGGGCGGCACCCGCGAGGGCAGCGACAAGAGCCACACCTGGATCGTCGATCCGCTCGACGGCACCACCAACTTCCTGCACGGCATCCCGCAATTCGCGATCTCGATCGGCCTCGTTCGCGAGGGCACCATCATCGCGGGCGTGATCTACAACCCTGCCAATGACGAGCTCTACATCGCCGAGCGCGGCAAGGGCGCCTTCCTCAACGACCAGCGCCTGCGGGTGGCCGGCCGCCGCCAGCTCAACGAATGCGTGGTGGCCTGCGGCCTGCCCCATATCGGCCGCGGCGACCACGAGGAATTCCGCCGCGAGATGACCGCGATCCAGGACCGCGTCGCCGGCCTGCGCCGCTTCGGCGCCGCCTCGCTCGACCTGGCCTTCGTCGCGGCGGGACGGCTGGACGGTTATTGGGAGCGGAATTTGCAGTCGTGGGACATTGCTGCCGGTATGCTGATGGTGCGCGAAGCCGGCGGAACGGTCAGCGATATCGCGACGCCGGGGGATGCGCTGGTGACGGGGAACGTGGTGTGCGGGAATGAGTACGTGCACGGGGAATTGGTGAAGATTTTGCGGAAGTAG
- a CDS encoding DUF6895 family protein, producing MQQTLFRSEKQRASFTAGVLRWLEANLEKFRPPREEEPSVHAPEATSSGGLRKAFGELGAALRIACRIPDLRKRPEVRALVAKWISMADEQGVFANVDSALGLFANHVALAVAMGDLRPPACSALRARLQQVLSRGYVDRIEHNAWQKLDLCYYFDAAGLEHCLPPKQVLLRASSLATGPELPYVRDIDLYAVTHILFDLTDFGAVDATPFLAELRPAIESYVRLALSMCIAEQNWDLTAELLMCRLYLGFDEELDRWAMNCICEVQHPSGYLPPSTSKRGASDEGGRPDFLEVYHPTVVSLFLLAAEARNP from the coding sequence ATGCAGCAGACGCTTTTTCGCAGTGAGAAGCAGCGCGCCTCGTTTACAGCGGGCGTGCTGCGCTGGCTTGAGGCCAATCTAGAAAAATTCCGTCCGCCCCGGGAGGAGGAGCCCAGCGTCCACGCGCCCGAAGCGACAAGCTCCGGGGGGCTTCGGAAGGCATTTGGCGAGCTCGGCGCAGCGTTGCGCATAGCGTGCCGAATCCCGGACCTGCGCAAACGCCCTGAGGTTCGCGCGTTGGTTGCCAAATGGATATCGATGGCCGATGAACAAGGCGTTTTCGCAAACGTCGACAGTGCACTCGGGCTGTTCGCGAACCATGTTGCGCTTGCGGTTGCCATGGGGGATCTTCGGCCGCCGGCCTGCTCCGCGTTGCGAGCACGCCTACAGCAGGTATTGTCACGGGGCTATGTCGACCGCATTGAGCACAATGCCTGGCAGAAGCTCGATCTGTGCTACTACTTCGATGCGGCAGGTCTCGAACATTGCCTGCCTCCAAAGCAAGTGCTGCTCCGGGCGAGCTCGCTGGCCACGGGCCCGGAGTTGCCTTACGTCAGAGACATCGATCTCTATGCCGTAACCCACATCCTGTTCGATCTGACCGACTTCGGCGCCGTCGATGCGACACCCTTCCTGGCGGAGTTGAGGCCGGCCATCGAGTCGTACGTCCGGCTCGCGCTTTCGATGTGCATCGCAGAGCAGAACTGGGATCTGACCGCAGAGCTGCTGATGTGTCGCCTGTACCTCGGCTTTGACGAAGAACTCGATCGCTGGGCGATGAATTGCATCTGTGAGGTCCAGCATCCGAGTGGATATCTGCCCCCGTCTACCTCAAAGCGCGGAGCCTCCGATGAAGGCGGGCGGCCCGATTTCCTCGAGGTGTATCACCCCACGGTGGTCAGCCTCTTCCTGTTGGCGGCCGAGGCGCGAAATCCATGA
- a CDS encoding multidrug efflux RND transporter permease subunit, whose translation MASFFIDRPIFAWVVALFICLIGAIAVPLLPIAQYPIIAPPSISISTSYPGASPENLYNSVTRLIEEELNGASGILNFESTSDSLGQVEIIANFQPGTNTNDASVEVQNRIKRVEARLPRAVMQQGILVEEASSAVLQIITLSSTDGSLDEVGLGDFMIRNVLGEVRRIPGVGRATLYSTERSLRVWVDPAKLVGYGLTADDVNKAIAAQNAQVASGSIGAEPSTSNQRTSALVLVKGQLSSPDEFGAIILRANADGSTVRLRDVARIEVGGLSYQFNTRLNGKPTAGLSVLMSPTGNALATASAVEEKMKELSRFFPANITYEIPYNITPVVEASIEKVLSTLVEAVVLVFVVMFLFLQNIRYTIIPTIVVPVALLGACTVLLLAGYSINMLSMFGMVLAVGILVDDAIVVVENVERIMAEEGLPPKEATRKAMSQISGAIIGITLVLMAVFVPMAFFPGSVGIIYRQFSVTMVAAIGFSAFLALSLTPALCATLLKPVAAGHGHAKRGVFGWFNRMLDGGRDGYSRTVGFSLKRTGRLMLVYVALLVGLSWAFVNLPGGFLPIDDQGFVTTDVQTPSDSSYSRTESVIEKVEKYLAERPGVKDVTFLTGFSFSGQGMNTAQAFITLKDWSERGPKDSAAAIVNDINRDLGASIRDAKIAALQPPPIDNLGNSSGFSFRLQDRGQKGYQQLMRAADQLIAEANASPVLQKVYVEGLPEAGVVNLVIDREKAGAFGVTFEDINNTISTNLGSNYINDFPNRGRMQRVVVQADARDRMRTEDILNYNVKNSRGQLVPFSSFATVEWARGPTQIAGFNYYPAVRISGEARPGFTSGDAIAEMERLAGKLPRGFGYEWTGQSLQEKLSGSQAPFLLALSVFVVFLCLAALYESWTIPLAVLLTVPLGIVGAVIAAMLRGLPNDVYFTVGLITIIGLAAKDAILIIEFAKDLRKEGKPLVDATIEACRLRFRPILMTGLAFICGVLPMAIAHGAGGASQQALGSIVMGGMIAVVILALLMVPVFFVSVQRVLGGDREPKMHQLAEPASYAAAAPTHEGG comes from the coding sequence ATGGCGAGTTTCTTCATCGACAGGCCGATCTTCGCCTGGGTGGTCGCGCTGTTCATATGTCTGATCGGCGCGATCGCGGTGCCGCTGCTGCCGATCGCGCAATATCCGATCATCGCGCCGCCCTCGATCTCGATCTCGACCAGCTATCCCGGCGCTTCGCCCGAAAACCTCTACAACAGCGTCACGCGGCTGATCGAGGAGGAGCTCAACGGCGCCTCCGGCATCCTCAATTTCGAATCGACCAGCGACTCGCTCGGTCAGGTCGAGATCATCGCGAATTTCCAGCCGGGCACCAATACCAACGACGCCTCGGTCGAGGTCCAGAACCGCATCAAGCGCGTCGAGGCGCGCCTGCCGCGCGCGGTGATGCAGCAGGGCATCCTGGTCGAGGAAGCCTCCAGCGCGGTGCTGCAGATCATCACGCTCAGTTCGACCGACGGCAGCCTCGATGAGGTCGGCCTCGGCGACTTCATGATCCGCAACGTGCTCGGCGAAGTCCGCCGTATTCCCGGCGTCGGCCGCGCCACGCTCTATTCGACCGAGCGATCGCTTCGCGTCTGGGTCGATCCCGCCAAGCTGGTGGGCTACGGGCTCACCGCCGACGACGTCAACAAGGCCATCGCCGCGCAGAACGCGCAGGTCGCCTCGGGCAGCATCGGTGCCGAGCCGTCGACGTCGAACCAGCGCACCTCCGCGCTGGTGCTGGTCAAGGGCCAGCTGTCCTCGCCGGACGAGTTCGGCGCCATCATCCTGCGCGCCAATGCCGACGGTTCGACCGTGCGGCTGCGCGACGTCGCACGCATCGAGGTCGGTGGTCTCAGCTACCAGTTCAACACGCGCCTGAACGGCAAGCCGACCGCCGGCCTGTCGGTGCTGATGTCGCCGACCGGCAACGCGCTGGCGACCGCGAGCGCGGTCGAAGAGAAGATGAAGGAGCTGTCGCGCTTCTTCCCGGCCAACATCACCTACGAGATTCCCTACAACATCACGCCGGTGGTCGAGGCCTCGATCGAGAAGGTGCTGTCGACCCTGGTCGAGGCCGTGGTGCTGGTGTTCGTGGTGATGTTCCTGTTCCTGCAGAACATCCGCTACACCATCATCCCGACCATCGTGGTGCCGGTGGCGCTGCTGGGCGCCTGCACGGTGCTGCTGCTCGCCGGCTACTCCATCAACATGCTCAGCATGTTCGGCATGGTGCTCGCGGTCGGCATCCTCGTCGACGACGCCATCGTGGTGGTCGAGAACGTCGAACGCATCATGGCGGAGGAGGGGCTGCCGCCGAAGGAGGCGACGCGCAAGGCGATGTCGCAGATATCGGGCGCCATCATCGGCATCACGCTGGTGCTGATGGCGGTGTTCGTGCCGATGGCGTTCTTCCCGGGATCGGTCGGCATCATCTACCGGCAGTTCTCCGTGACCATGGTCGCGGCGATCGGCTTCTCCGCCTTCCTGGCGTTGTCGCTGACGCCGGCCCTGTGCGCGACCCTGCTCAAGCCCGTCGCGGCCGGCCACGGTCATGCGAAGCGGGGCGTGTTCGGCTGGTTCAACCGCATGCTGGACGGCGGCAGGGACGGCTATTCACGCACCGTCGGCTTCTCGCTGAAGCGCACCGGCCGCCTGATGCTGGTCTACGTCGCGCTGCTCGTCGGTCTGTCCTGGGCCTTCGTCAATTTGCCCGGCGGCTTCCTGCCGATCGACGACCAGGGTTTCGTCACCACCGACGTGCAGACGCCGTCGGATTCGTCCTACTCCCGGACCGAATCCGTGATCGAGAAGGTCGAGAAATATCTCGCCGAGCGTCCGGGCGTGAAGGATGTCACCTTCCTCACCGGCTTCAGCTTTTCCGGCCAGGGCATGAACACCGCGCAGGCCTTCATCACGCTGAAGGATTGGTCGGAGCGCGGACCGAAGGATTCCGCTGCGGCCATCGTCAACGACATCAACCGCGATCTGGGGGCCTCGATCCGCGACGCGAAGATCGCCGCGCTGCAGCCGCCGCCGATCGACAATCTCGGCAACTCCTCGGGTTTCTCGTTCCGCCTCCAGGATCGCGGCCAGAAGGGCTATCAGCAATTGATGCGCGCCGCCGACCAGCTGATCGCGGAGGCCAATGCGAGCCCGGTGCTGCAGAAGGTCTATGTCGAGGGCTTGCCCGAAGCGGGCGTGGTCAATCTGGTGATCGACCGCGAGAAGGCCGGCGCCTTCGGCGTCACCTTCGAGGACATCAACAACACGATCTCGACCAATCTCGGCTCGAACTACATCAACGACTTCCCGAACCGCGGCCGCATGCAGCGCGTCGTGGTGCAGGCCGACGCCCGCGACCGCATGCGGACCGAGGACATCCTCAACTACAACGTCAAGAACAGCCGCGGCCAGCTCGTGCCGTTCTCGTCTTTCGCCACGGTCGAATGGGCCCGCGGTCCGACTCAGATCGCCGGCTTCAACTATTATCCGGCGGTGCGCATCTCCGGCGAAGCCAGGCCCGGCTTCACCTCGGGCGATGCGATCGCCGAGATGGAGCGGCTTGCGGGAAAACTGCCGCGCGGCTTCGGCTATGAATGGACCGGGCAGTCGCTGCAGGAAAAGCTATCGGGCTCGCAGGCGCCGTTCCTGCTGGCGCTGTCGGTGTTCGTGGTGTTCCTGTGCCTGGCCGCGCTCTACGAGAGCTGGACCATTCCGCTCGCGGTGCTGCTCACCGTGCCGCTCGGCATCGTCGGCGCCGTGATCGCGGCGATGCTGCGCGGCCTGCCCAACGACGTCTATTTCACCGTGGGCCTGATCACCATCATCGGCCTTGCGGCCAAGGACGCGATCCTGATCATCGAGTTCGCCAAGGATCTGCGGAAAGAGGGCAAGCCCTTGGTGGACGCCACCATCGAGGCCTGCCGCCTGCGCTTCCGCCCGATCCTGATGACCGGCCTCGCCTTCATCTGCGGCGTGCTTCCGATGGCCATCGCCCACGGCGCCGGCGGCGCCAGCCAGCAGGCGCTCGGCTCCATCGTGATGGGCGGCATGATCGCCGTGGTGATCCTGGCGCTCTTGATGGTGCCGGTGTTCTTCGTCTCGGTGCAGCGCGTGCTGGGTGGGGATCGGGAGCCGAAGATGCATCAGTTGGCCGAGCCTGCGTCGTATGCGGCCGCGGCTCCCACCCACGAGGGCGGTTAA
- a CDS encoding efflux RND transporter periplasmic adaptor subunit: MSAPNARSACVAIMLAVAAPILAACDESNSAIVQAQPTEPDVSVVTVRPQPRSIVRELPGRIAPTRVSDVRPRISGIVVERLFHQGSEVKAGDPLYRIDPRPFEVEVSANQAALAKAEAALMQAKQQAHRIATLTSQRAAPEAENEKAIAAELQARAEVEGRKADLARAKLNLDYATVRAPIDGVVGAALVSEGALAVQNETNLATIQQLDPIYADFTQSVNELNQLRRAFASGDLDRIAPDAAKVRLVLDDNTIYPLNGKLLFSDAKVDANTGQVTLRGEFPNLNRELLPGMYVRVRIEQGIDSDAIAVPQQAVQRNGGGGSEVFVVKDDHRVAVQPVRTGSVQDGVWFITEGLKSGDKVVVEGFQRFAAGDKVKPQSWAEAEAIVESQRAQMMQ; this comes from the coding sequence ATGTCAGCACCAAATGCGCGATCCGCCTGCGTGGCCATAATGCTCGCGGTTGCGGCGCCGATTCTTGCGGCCTGTGATGAATCAAACTCTGCGATCGTCCAGGCGCAACCGACCGAACCCGACGTCAGCGTCGTGACCGTCAGGCCGCAGCCACGCTCCATCGTGCGGGAACTGCCTGGACGTATCGCGCCGACGCGCGTCTCCGACGTTCGGCCGCGTATTTCGGGCATCGTGGTCGAGCGCCTGTTCCACCAGGGCAGCGAAGTGAAGGCGGGCGATCCGCTTTACCGCATCGATCCGCGTCCGTTCGAGGTCGAAGTGTCGGCCAACCAGGCCGCGCTTGCCAAAGCGGAGGCTGCGCTGATGCAGGCCAAGCAGCAGGCGCACCGCATCGCCACGCTCACCAGCCAGCGCGCCGCGCCCGAGGCGGAGAACGAGAAGGCGATCGCGGCCGAGCTCCAGGCTCGCGCCGAGGTCGAGGGCCGCAAGGCCGACCTCGCGCGTGCCAAGCTCAATCTCGACTACGCCACCGTGCGGGCGCCGATCGACGGCGTCGTCGGCGCTGCGTTGGTGAGTGAGGGCGCTCTCGCCGTGCAGAACGAGACCAATCTCGCGACCATTCAGCAGCTCGATCCGATCTATGCCGACTTCACCCAATCGGTGAACGAGCTCAATCAGCTCCGCCGCGCCTTCGCGAGCGGCGACCTCGATCGCATTGCGCCCGACGCCGCCAAGGTGCGTCTCGTGCTCGACGACAACACGATCTACCCGCTGAACGGCAAGCTCCTGTTCTCCGACGCGAAGGTCGACGCCAATACCGGGCAAGTGACGCTGCGCGGTGAATTTCCCAATTTGAACCGCGAATTGCTGCCGGGCATGTATGTTCGGGTCCGCATCGAGCAGGGCATCGACAGCGACGCGATCGCGGTGCCGCAGCAGGCGGTTCAGCGCAATGGCGGCGGCGGCAGCGAAGTCTTCGTCGTGAAGGACGACCACCGCGTCGCGGTGCAGCCCGTGCGCACCGGCTCGGTGCAGGACGGCGTCTGGTTCATCACCGAAGGCCTGAAGTCCGGTGACAAGGTCGTCGTGGAAGGCTTCCAGAGGTTCGCGGCAGGCGACAAGGTCAAGCCGCAATCCTGGGCCGAGGCCGAAGCCATCGTGGAAAGTCAACGCGCGCAGATGATGCAGTAG
- a CDS encoding SAM-dependent methyltransferase, with protein MSVVSAIIGTAERVPLPDVVIRAAIQRLCSRSATRLAAQDAATDAAFAGRMMLRPIAENAEARREEVPASFFAKMLGPNRKYSCCFYKTDATTLQEAEEEALRQTVEHAGLADGQTILELGCGWGSLSLWMARQFPRARVTAVSTSQAQRAHVEEEARRRGLPNLHVVTADMNVFAPDARFDRIVSVEMFEQMMNWRKLMTRLRSWLAPDGRFYMQIVTHRSGSQLFDRLDREDWIAQHVFTGGLMPSHHLVRQFDDIFTVEKEWCWSGTHYQRTANDWLANVDAHGDAIEASLRQVHGEQTSLWTRRWRWFLLATAGLFGYADGTEWGVSHYRMKAAE; from the coding sequence ATGAGCGTCGTTTCCGCGATCATCGGGACTGCCGAACGCGTGCCGTTGCCGGACGTCGTGATCCGCGCCGCGATCCAGCGCCTGTGCTCCCGCAGCGCAACCCGCCTTGCGGCGCAGGATGCGGCCACTGACGCCGCTTTCGCCGGACGGATGATGCTGCGGCCGATCGCCGAAAACGCGGAAGCCCGGCGTGAGGAGGTGCCCGCTTCGTTCTTCGCCAAAATGCTCGGCCCCAACCGCAAATATTCCTGCTGCTTCTACAAGACCGACGCGACCACTTTGCAGGAGGCGGAGGAGGAGGCGCTGCGCCAGACCGTCGAGCATGCCGGCCTCGCCGACGGCCAGACCATCCTCGAGCTCGGCTGCGGCTGGGGCTCGCTGTCGCTGTGGATGGCGCGGCAGTTTCCGCGCGCCCGGGTGACGGCGGTGTCGACCTCGCAGGCGCAGCGCGCTCATGTCGAGGAGGAGGCGCGGCGGCGCGGCCTGCCGAACCTGCACGTAGTCACCGCTGACATGAACGTGTTCGCGCCCGACGCCCGGTTCGACCGCATCGTCTCGGTCGAGATGTTCGAGCAGATGATGAACTGGCGCAAGCTGATGACACGGCTGCGGTCATGGCTCGCGCCGGACGGGCGTTTCTACATGCAGATCGTCACCCATCGCTCCGGCTCGCAGCTGTTCGACCGGCTCGATCGCGAGGACTGGATCGCGCAGCACGTCTTCACCGGCGGGCTGATGCCGAGCCATCATCTCGTCAGGCAGTTCGACGACATCTTCACGGTCGAGAAGGAATGGTGCTGGAGCGGCACGCATTATCAGCGCACCGCCAACGACTGGCTCGCCAATGTCGACGCGCATGGGGACGCGATCGAGGCGTCCCTGCGCCAGGTCCATGGCGAACAGACCAGCCTGTGGACGCGGCGATGGCGCTGGTTCCTGCTCGCGACAGCGGGCCTGTTCGGCTATGCCGATGGAACCGAATGGGGCGTCAGCCACTATCGGATGAAGGCTGCGGAGTAA